The proteins below come from a single Gossypium raimondii isolate GPD5lz chromosome 2, ASM2569854v1, whole genome shotgun sequence genomic window:
- the LOC105787672 gene encoding cyclin-D5-1 isoform X1, with product MNRDLNTSFSSSNLLCQETQQEQEACFSETAKESHHYKSPCSDNEDDDEYIENLVQRETTTDDLFTTKTWLKSARFDAIQWIFNTRETFGFQVHTAYLSVTYFDRFIATRSIDEGKMWAIPLLSIACLSLAAKMEEPKVPFLSEFHTKDYQFENKVIQRMELMVLTTLGWKMSSATPFCYLHYFIRKFHGEFETKGLICKAIEFIIAIIKEMSLVDCRPSIIAAAAVLAALNGGLTRKAMEDKIGCISLWGSLQSEHIFSCYNMVVEIEMRKCKTPKFAISPKYWSVGDVIGEVFCSDASDGGGGGDIKRKLTFNHSSDQNSLSKKICRP from the exons ATGAACAGAGACTTAAACACTTCGTTTTCCAGTTCTAATCTCTTATGCCAAGAAACCCAACAAGAGCAAGAAGCTTGTTTTTCTGAAACAGCAAAAGAATCCCATCATTACAAATCACCATGTTCAGACAATGAAGACGATGATGAATACATTGAGAACTTGGTTCAAAGAGAAACAACTACCGATGATCTATTCACCACTAAAACTTGGCTGAAATCTGCTCGTTTTGATGCTATTCAATGGATTTTCAAT ACAAGAGAAACCTTCGGATTCCAAGTTCATACAGCGTATTTATCTGTTACTTACTTTGATCGGTTCATTGCAACAAGATCCATTGAt GAAGGGAAGATGTGGGCTATTCCATTGTTGTCAATTGCATGTTTATCATTAGCAGCCAAAATGGAAGAACCCAAAGTACCATTTTTATCAGAGTTTCATACAAAAGATTATCAATTCGAAAACAAAGTGATTCAAAGGATGGAATTAATGGTGCTCACCACATTGGGATGGAAGATGAGTTCTGCAACACCTTTCTGCTATTTGCATTACTTCATCAGAAAATTTCATGGTGAATTTGAGACtaaaggattaatttgcaaagctattgaatttattatagCTATCATCAAag aaATGAGTTTGGTGGATTGTAGACCGTCGATTATTGCTGCAGCTGCAGTGTTAGCTGCTTTGAACGGTGGTTTAACAAGGAAAGCAATGGAGGACAAGATTGGTTGCATTTCATTGTGGGGATCTTTACAAAGT GAACATATATTTTCATGCTATAATATGGTGGTGGAAATAGAGATGAGAAAATGTAAGACCCCAAAGTTTGCAATTTCCCCAAAATATTGGTCAGTTGGTGATGTAATTGGTGAAGTTTTTTGTTCAGATGCCAGTGATGGAGGAGGTGGTGGTGACATTAAGAGGAAACTTACATTCAATCACTCCTCTGATCAAAATAGCCTGTCAAAGAAAATATGTCGGCCATAA
- the LOC105787672 gene encoding cyclin-D5-1 isoform X2: MNRDLNTSFSSSNLLCQETQQEQEACFSETAKESHHYKSPCSDNEDDDEYIENLVQRETTTDDLFTTKTWLKSARFDAIQWIFNTRETFGFQVHTAYLSVTYFDRFIATRSIDEGKMWAIPLLSIACLSLAAKMEEPKVPFLSEFHTKDYQFENKVIQRMELMVLTTLGWKMSSATPFCYLHYFIRKFHGEFETKGLICKAIEFIIAIIKEMSLVDCRPSIIAAAAVLAALNGGLTRKAMEDKIGCISLWGSLQSEHIFSCYNMVVEIEMRKYASDGGGGGDIKRKLTFNHSSDQNSLSKKICRP, encoded by the exons ATGAACAGAGACTTAAACACTTCGTTTTCCAGTTCTAATCTCTTATGCCAAGAAACCCAACAAGAGCAAGAAGCTTGTTTTTCTGAAACAGCAAAAGAATCCCATCATTACAAATCACCATGTTCAGACAATGAAGACGATGATGAATACATTGAGAACTTGGTTCAAAGAGAAACAACTACCGATGATCTATTCACCACTAAAACTTGGCTGAAATCTGCTCGTTTTGATGCTATTCAATGGATTTTCAAT ACAAGAGAAACCTTCGGATTCCAAGTTCATACAGCGTATTTATCTGTTACTTACTTTGATCGGTTCATTGCAACAAGATCCATTGAt GAAGGGAAGATGTGGGCTATTCCATTGTTGTCAATTGCATGTTTATCATTAGCAGCCAAAATGGAAGAACCCAAAGTACCATTTTTATCAGAGTTTCATACAAAAGATTATCAATTCGAAAACAAAGTGATTCAAAGGATGGAATTAATGGTGCTCACCACATTGGGATGGAAGATGAGTTCTGCAACACCTTTCTGCTATTTGCATTACTTCATCAGAAAATTTCATGGTGAATTTGAGACtaaaggattaatttgcaaagctattgaatttattatagCTATCATCAAag aaATGAGTTTGGTGGATTGTAGACCGTCGATTATTGCTGCAGCTGCAGTGTTAGCTGCTTTGAACGGTGGTTTAACAAGGAAAGCAATGGAGGACAAGATTGGTTGCATTTCATTGTGGGGATCTTTACAAAGT GAACATATATTTTCATGCTATAATATGGTGGTGGAAATAGAGATGAGAAAAT ATGCCAGTGATGGAGGAGGTGGTGGTGACATTAAGAGGAAACTTACATTCAATCACTCCTCTGATCAAAATAGCCTGTCAAAGAAAATATGTCGGCCATAA